In one Dehalogenimonas formicexedens genomic region, the following are encoded:
- the cobS gene encoding adenosylcobinamide-GDP ribazoletransferase: MKTQFMLALQFLTKMPFAQAQTVENRTMARSMSFFSLIGLLIGGASAALYWGLYQIFPPLVAALGAMIFAVLVTGNLHGDGVMDTADGIFSGKPREQMLEIMKDSRVGSHGVMAGVIVVAAKLALLSVMDLRTAMIALVAAPVLGRWAQVYGAARYTYIRSTGIGVFTDHVGWRELGLNSVVTVGVAVALLQLSGLIALGVAFFGTILFFKFIKGKLGGITGDTLGAANEAVEVLAMLAIVFIAHNIGGGL; this comes from the coding sequence ATGAAGACGCAATTCATGCTGGCGCTCCAGTTCTTGACCAAGATGCCGTTCGCCCAGGCGCAAACGGTCGAAAACCGCACCATGGCCCGGTCGATGTCCTTCTTCTCCTTAATCGGCCTGCTCATAGGCGGCGCATCCGCCGCCCTTTACTGGGGGCTTTATCAGATATTCCCTCCACTGGTCGCCGCCTTAGGCGCTATGATCTTCGCCGTTTTGGTCACCGGCAACCTCCACGGTGATGGCGTCATGGACACCGCCGACGGCATCTTCAGCGGCAAACCGCGAGAACAAATGCTGGAGATCATGAAGGACTCCCGCGTCGGCTCCCACGGCGTCATGGCCGGCGTCATAGTTGTCGCGGCTAAGCTCGCGCTACTGAGCGTCATGGACCTCAGAACGGCGATGATCGCCCTGGTGGCGGCGCCGGTGCTCGGCCGCTGGGCGCAGGTCTACGGCGCCGCCCGTTATACCTATATCAGGTCCACCGGCATCGGTGTCTTCACCGACCACGTCGGCTGGCGGGAACTCGGGCTCAACTCTGTCGTCACCGTTGGCGTTGCGGTTGCCTTGCTGCAACTGAGCGGTTTGATCGCTCTCGGTGTCGCCTTTTTCGGGACGATCTTATTTTTCAAATTTATAAAGGGCAAACTCGGCGGCATCACGGGCGATACCCTTGGCGCTGCCAATGAAGCGGTCGAAGTGCTGGCGATGCTGGCGATTGTGTTTATAGCCCACAACATTGGGGGTGGCTTGTGA
- the cobT gene encoding nicotinate-nucleotide--dimethylbenzimidazole phosphoribosyltransferase: MNTNLDEVILGIRPVDTVWRSKARARLNDLAIPLNSLGNLLDLAEQLAAIQESMTPSVKRKMIVTMAGDHGVCAEGVSAFPQEVTPQMVRNFVAGGAAINVLAEAAGAGVTVVDMGVAADLSDLAAQKKILGYKVASGTGNMAVGPAMTREQAIKAVEAGIEIATRLIGDGVELLGTGDMGIGNTTPSAALLSVFSGKTPRQVTGRGTGIGDAALENKIRVIEQAIACNQPNPRDAIDVLARVGGFEIGGIAGLILGAAYHRVPVVVDGFISSAGALVAKKLAPASVDYMIAAHQSLEFGHRLMLEELSLRPILNLNLRLGEGTGAALAFPIVEAASRVIFKMLTFTDAGVTGPGKEDSAHA, encoded by the coding sequence ATGAATACGAACTTAGATGAAGTGATCCTAGGCATCAGGCCGGTAGACACTGTCTGGCGGTCGAAGGCCAGGGCCAGGCTCAACGATTTGGCGATCCCCTTGAACAGCCTCGGCAATCTACTCGATTTGGCTGAGCAACTCGCGGCGATTCAGGAATCGATGACGCCTTCAGTCAAGAGAAAAATGATCGTGACCATGGCCGGAGATCACGGGGTCTGCGCCGAGGGCGTGAGCGCCTTCCCCCAGGAAGTCACTCCCCAGATGGTCCGCAACTTTGTAGCCGGAGGCGCGGCCATCAACGTCCTGGCTGAAGCGGCCGGCGCCGGCGTAACCGTGGTGGATATGGGCGTAGCCGCGGACCTGAGCGACCTGGCCGCCCAGAAAAAGATCCTGGGTTATAAAGTCGCTTCCGGCACCGGCAACATGGCCGTCGGCCCGGCGATGACCCGGGAGCAGGCAATCAAGGCGGTCGAAGCAGGCATCGAGATCGCCACGAGGCTAATCGGCGATGGCGTTGAATTGCTCGGCACCGGCGACATGGGCATCGGCAATACGACGCCCTCCGCCGCCCTCCTGTCGGTATTTTCAGGCAAAACGCCCCGGCAGGTCACCGGCAGGGGCACCGGCATCGGCGACGCGGCGCTTGAAAACAAGATCCGAGTTATCGAGCAGGCCATCGCCTGTAACCAACCCAATCCAAGAGACGCCATCGACGTACTTGCTAGGGTCGGAGGGTTCGAGATCGGCGGTATCGCCGGCCTTATCCTGGGCGCGGCCTATCACCGGGTGCCGGTAGTCGTCGACGGTTTCATCTCATCGGCCGGAGCCCTGGTTGCCAAGAAATTGGCGCCGGCTTCGGTTGACTACATGATCGCCGCTCACCAGTCATTGGAGTTCGGCCACCGTCTGATGCTGGAAGAACTCAGCCTGCGGCCGATATTGAACCTGAACCTGCGGCTGGGCGAGGGCACCGGGGCAGCCCTGGCTTTCCCCATCGTCGAGGCCGCCTCCCGGGTTATTTTCAAGATGCTGACCTTCACCGATGCCGGGGTCACCGGTCCGGGCAAGGAGGACTCCGCGCATGCGTGA
- a CDS encoding DUF2284 domain-containing protein: protein MRDPQDLSPQYLEDLATGYWQSEVLFTAVEKGVFSLLEPDGKVVVELAAELGYQPAAFKRFVHALSAIGLVYEADGFCGNTKLARKYLVRGAPEYQGDSILWRKYLTENWKTLDRCLEQGTRVLFQPADEPEAATKERFRKYCLAMDSVAKTKIEEILPIFAGLNLEGEILDVGSGPGAFSAGFLKTFPDTRATLLDMPQVLESAAGCHAGTNLEGRIEYRPANVLDPWNLPHKYNLIILSNILHAFAEVEAGHVLSQAAAHLADDGLILIHDFFLEHSPEKGALSDLNMLVNTYNGKVYPAAWARQQLQQAGLALTELIPLESDTAVLAAARKPENLGKLQIGRISQLAARIRSFGFEEVKEITPDLISVPEWVGLKCEFGCESFGEAHCPPNCIKPEKTRLMLKNFSKCLLLQGVPPTRQFQARVLKAEHSAFKAGFHKAFSLWAGPCSICADCPGTEACTNRENARPSMEASGIDVFTTVRNAGLAVKTLPEADDYVKYFAVLLLE, encoded by the coding sequence ATGCGTGATCCCCAGGATTTGAGTCCGCAGTACCTGGAGGACCTGGCGACGGGTTACTGGCAGTCAGAGGTACTGTTCACCGCTGTCGAAAAAGGCGTCTTTAGCCTGCTCGAGCCTGACGGCAAGGTTGTAGTAGAGCTTGCCGCTGAATTGGGTTACCAGCCCGCGGCTTTCAAGCGGTTCGTACACGCGTTATCCGCGATAGGCCTGGTCTATGAGGCTGACGGATTCTGCGGCAACACCAAATTAGCCCGCAAGTACCTGGTCAGGGGCGCGCCTGAATATCAGGGCGATTCCATCCTGTGGCGCAAATACCTTACAGAAAATTGGAAGACTCTCGACCGGTGCCTGGAACAGGGGACCCGGGTCCTTTTCCAGCCGGCGGACGAACCGGAAGCCGCCACCAAAGAGCGCTTCCGAAAATATTGTTTGGCTATGGACTCCGTAGCTAAGACCAAGATCGAAGAGATATTGCCCATTTTCGCCGGACTCAATCTTGAGGGGGAAATCCTCGACGTCGGCTCCGGGCCGGGGGCTTTCTCAGCCGGCTTCCTTAAAACCTTCCCAGACACCCGGGCAACACTATTGGATATGCCCCAGGTGCTGGAGTCTGCGGCCGGATGTCATGCCGGCACTAACCTTGAAGGCCGCATCGAATACCGGCCTGCCAATGTGCTTGACCCTTGGAACTTGCCCCACAAATATAACCTGATCATCCTGTCCAATATCCTCCATGCTTTCGCTGAGGTCGAGGCCGGGCACGTGCTGTCCCAGGCGGCCGCCCACCTGGCTGACGATGGGCTGATCCTCATTCATGATTTCTTTCTTGAGCATTCCCCTGAGAAGGGCGCCCTGTCCGACCTGAACATGCTGGTCAACACCTACAACGGCAAGGTGTACCCGGCAGCCTGGGCGCGGCAACAGTTGCAACAAGCCGGGCTTGCCTTAACGGAATTGATCCCGCTTGAGTCGGATACCGCTGTCCTGGCGGCGGCGCGGAAACCGGAAAATCTGGGCAAACTTCAGATCGGCCGAATTTCCCAACTGGCAGCCAGGATCAGATCGTTCGGTTTCGAGGAAGTCAAAGAAATCACCCCTGATTTGATCTCGGTTCCGGAGTGGGTGGGTTTGAAGTGCGAGTTTGGCTGCGAGAGTTTCGGCGAAGCACATTGCCCGCCAAACTGCATCAAGCCCGAAAAAACGCGCCTGATGCTCAAGAACTTTTCAAAATGCCTGCTGCTCCAGGGAGTCCCGCCGACCCGCCAGTTCCAGGCCAGGGTTTTGAAAGCTGAACACTCGGCCTTCAAAGCGGGGTTTCACAAGGCCTTCTCCCTGTGGGCCGGACCCTGCAGCATCTGCGCTGACTGCCCGGGCACCGAGGCCTGTACCAATCGTGAAAACGCGCGGCCGTCAATGGAAGCTTCAGGTATCGATGTCTTCACCACCGTACGGAACGCCGGCCTCGCTGTAAAAACGCTGCCGGAAGCTGATGACTACGTGAAATATTTCGCCGTGCTGCTTTTGGAGTGA
- the bzaD gene encoding B12 lower ligand biosynthesis radical SAM protein BzaD, with amino-acid sequence MKVLLIQAPSVESATNERVYPIGLVSVATHLKRAGHDVSLFDMNLQSDQFGSLNAKLLSERPDAIGLALRNIDPLANKTSSLIPPFVVTVRMIRALLPGVPIIAGGTGFTLFPERIMRELPEIGWGIKGEAELGLPALLAGSPPGEISGLCRRLNEDVIVNPAASLYSFDDYLVPDRDLLPPDIYKGINSYAPAFGIETKRGCPLQCAYCVYPQLQGKVMRCRKPAEVVDEIAMLNRKYGLTDFHFNDPVINMPVGHLEEICEEILRRGLKVTWTGFFREDVLTKEKVRLYEKSGCSCFLFSPDGFTQNSLDVLQKKLDVADVVKAAELTSGTDVLSVYHFMTNVPGETCESISQAKSMIDRLYKIHGPKRNLGAVVLNNIRIMPGTPIEAIARAEGEIDDSTDLLYPVYYNPSKNQTMRYRLEIHNTTKNVFMWQQIGERR; translated from the coding sequence TTGAAGGTTCTGCTGATACAGGCGCCGTCGGTGGAAAGCGCGACCAACGAAAGGGTTTACCCGATCGGGCTGGTCAGTGTGGCCACCCATTTGAAACGCGCCGGGCACGACGTCTCGCTGTTCGACATGAACCTCCAATCCGATCAATTCGGCTCGCTCAACGCTAAACTGCTCTCCGAGCGGCCCGATGCCATCGGTCTCGCGCTTCGCAACATCGACCCGCTGGCTAACAAAACCAGCTCCCTTATCCCGCCCTTCGTCGTCACCGTGCGGATGATCCGGGCGCTTTTGCCCGGTGTCCCGATCATCGCCGGGGGTACCGGCTTCACCCTGTTCCCGGAGCGGATCATGCGGGAACTTCCGGAGATCGGCTGGGGTATCAAGGGAGAGGCCGAACTGGGCCTTCCGGCGCTGCTGGCCGGCAGCCCTCCCGGGGAGATTTCCGGACTATGCCGCCGCCTGAACGAGGACGTCATCGTCAACCCGGCGGCTTCCCTCTATTCTTTTGACGACTACCTTGTGCCGGACCGGGACCTGTTGCCGCCGGATATCTACAAAGGTATCAACAGCTATGCCCCGGCTTTCGGCATCGAGACCAAGCGCGGCTGCCCGCTGCAGTGCGCTTACTGCGTCTATCCTCAACTGCAGGGCAAAGTAATGCGCTGCCGCAAGCCCGCTGAAGTCGTCGATGAGATCGCGATGCTTAATCGCAAGTACGGGTTGACGGACTTCCACTTCAACGACCCGGTCATCAATATGCCCGTCGGCCACCTCGAGGAAATATGCGAGGAGATTCTGCGCCGGGGTCTGAAAGTGACCTGGACCGGTTTCTTCCGGGAAGACGTGCTGACGAAAGAAAAGGTCCGGCTCTATGAGAAGTCGGGCTGCAGCTGTTTCCTGTTCTCGCCGGATGGGTTCACCCAGAACTCGCTCGATGTATTGCAAAAGAAGCTCGATGTCGCCGATGTCGTCAAGGCGGCGGAGTTGACCTCCGGGACCGACGTGCTTTCCGTTTATCACTTCATGACCAACGTGCCCGGCGAGACGTGTGAGAGCATCTCTCAGGCGAAATCGATGATCGATCGGCTATACAAAATACACGGGCCCAAGCGGAACCTGGGCGCCGTCGTCCTCAACAACATCCGCATTATGCCCGGTACGCCCATCGAGGCCATCGCCCGCGCCGAGGGTGAGATCGATGACAGCACCGACCTGCTGTACCCCGTCTATTACAATCCCTCAAAAAACCAGACGATGAGGTACCGGCTGGAGATTCATAACACCACTAAAAATGTATTCATGTGGCAACAGATCGGGGAGCGGAGATGA
- a CDS encoding B12-binding domain-containing radical SAM protein, whose protein sequence is MKVFLLEHPRRIAPERCNDIANAPLSSSLVTGCIAGMVQSLGHRVEIAEGFLDQLTYDEIHRRVAEFKPEILGVHLVYVWGNNEELFAFLRRLKTEGLVGKIVGYGYYPTFAYEEILKACPEFDGLFVGEPELSVAEWLAAGKPVPGMAWLDGNATIQIRRRDLNKDLDSLPDPVRTPAMMRMAEVNIEGSRGCYGKCTFCYINPYYGENSCWRPKSPERVIAEIDRIIAEYGPRKFYFTDPNFFGPGNIGRERALKLAAMLKERNIKFGIEGRVNDIRPEVISALVDAGFTEMLIGLESGRDESLTRLNKMTTVAQNEEALRVLRANGIEPSVGFIMFEPDSSLADVRTNFEFLKRNDLLKNIFTTANVLYHPQIILQGTSAYRTMQQEGRLILRDTTYEGRAAYSNAAVARLAEIIGRMTNHLFIAMNRVWQGQLNEPSNAAELYQVITKLLVERFENTLARLEAGERIDEPAADNIVAGTNSKIEAIFVTFPKGERYRITDPAIGCGCGS, encoded by the coding sequence ATGAAAGTATTTCTGTTGGAACACCCCCGACGCATCGCCCCGGAGCGCTGCAACGACATCGCCAACGCGCCGCTGTCATCCAGCCTGGTCACCGGCTGCATTGCCGGAATGGTCCAGAGCCTCGGCCACCGTGTCGAGATCGCCGAGGGGTTTCTCGACCAGCTGACCTACGACGAAATTCATCGCCGGGTGGCTGAATTCAAGCCCGAAATCTTGGGAGTTCACCTGGTATATGTCTGGGGCAACAACGAAGAACTGTTCGCCTTCCTGCGGCGTCTCAAAACCGAAGGCCTGGTTGGAAAGATCGTCGGCTACGGCTACTATCCCACCTTCGCCTACGAGGAAATACTTAAAGCCTGCCCCGAGTTCGATGGGTTGTTCGTCGGCGAACCCGAGTTATCGGTCGCCGAGTGGTTGGCCGCCGGAAAGCCGGTACCCGGCATGGCCTGGTTGGATGGAAACGCCACGATACAAATCCGGAGGCGTGACCTCAATAAGGACCTCGATTCCCTGCCGGATCCTGTCCGCACCCCCGCCATGATGCGGATGGCTGAGGTCAACATCGAGGGCAGCCGTGGCTGCTACGGCAAATGCACTTTCTGTTATATCAACCCGTATTATGGCGAGAACTCCTGCTGGCGGCCTAAAAGCCCGGAGCGGGTGATAGCGGAGATCGACCGGATCATCGCCGAATACGGACCCCGGAAATTCTATTTCACCGACCCCAATTTCTTCGGCCCTGGCAACATCGGGCGGGAGCGGGCACTGAAGCTGGCCGCGATGCTCAAAGAACGAAACATCAAGTTCGGCATCGAAGGCCGGGTCAATGATATACGGCCGGAGGTTATTTCCGCCCTGGTCGATGCCGGTTTTACCGAGATGCTTATCGGTTTGGAAAGCGGCCGCGACGAGTCTTTAACACGCCTGAACAAGATGACCACCGTCGCCCAGAACGAGGAAGCCCTCAGGGTTTTACGAGCTAACGGCATCGAACCCAGCGTCGGCTTCATCATGTTCGAGCCGGACTCCAGCCTGGCCGATGTCCGTACCAATTTCGAGTTTTTAAAACGGAATGACCTGCTGAAAAACATCTTCACCACGGCCAATGTGCTCTACCACCCGCAAATCATCCTGCAAGGGACGTCGGCCTACCGGACGATGCAGCAGGAAGGACGGCTCATTCTCCGGGACACCACCTATGAGGGGCGGGCCGCCTATTCCAACGCGGCGGTGGCGCGGCTGGCAGAAATCATCGGCCGCATGACCAACCATTTATTTATCGCCATGAACCGGGTATGGCAGGGGCAGCTCAACGAACCGTCCAATGCCGCCGAGTTGTATCAAGTGATCACTAAGCTGCTCGTCGAGCGTTTCGAGAACACCTTGGCCCGGCTCGAGGCGGGAGAGCGCATCGACGAACCGGCTGCCGACAATATCGTTGCCGGGACCAATTCCAAAATAGAAGCTATTTTCGTCACCTTTCCGAAGGGCGAACGCTACAGGATAACCGATCCCGCAATTGGTTGCGGTTGTGGTTCATAG
- the thiC gene encoding phosphomethylpyrimidine synthase ThiC, translated as MLTVEELTKGLTPEQIEAAAETEGVSPETIRKEVEDGTIVVPCNPAHRGLKPVAIGKGLRTKVSASIGIDSWDGTVAGELEKLRVALDAGTHAIMDLSIAGDMDGARRAILEASPVPVGTLPMYQTIAEAAQKHGSSLAMTPEQMLEIIERQAADGVDFLALHCATTMATVERAKAEGRIDPLVSYGGSHLVGWMIHHKKENPLYENYDRILEIAKKYGVTLSLADGMRPGCLADSLGGAQVQELVILGELVARARNAGVQIMIKGPGHMPLNHVKDTITLQKSLCKGAPYFVFGPLLTDLGVGYDHINAAIGGALSSWHGADFLCYVTPAEHIGNPDASQVRQGVIAARVAAHAGDLARGLPEAVQWDLDMSNARRDLKWKEQIRLSIDPQHAQHIRLTRNDGDIETCAMCGKFCAMKIIADHMHFKRHSC; from the coding sequence ATGTTGACCGTTGAAGAATTGACCAAAGGCCTGACCCCGGAGCAGATCGAAGCCGCCGCGGAGACCGAAGGCGTATCGCCGGAGACAATCCGGAAAGAGGTAGAAGACGGCACCATCGTCGTCCCCTGCAATCCGGCGCACCGCGGCCTGAAGCCGGTAGCTATCGGCAAGGGACTGCGGACCAAGGTGTCGGCCTCTATCGGCATCGATTCCTGGGACGGGACGGTAGCCGGCGAGCTTGAGAAGCTGCGCGTCGCCCTGGACGCCGGCACCCACGCTATTATGGACCTGTCCATCGCCGGGGACATGGACGGCGCCCGCCGCGCCATCCTTGAGGCCTCGCCGGTTCCGGTAGGCACCCTGCCGATGTACCAGACCATCGCCGAGGCAGCCCAGAAGCATGGCTCTTCACTGGCCATGACCCCGGAGCAGATGCTCGAGATCATCGAGCGGCAAGCCGCCGACGGCGTTGATTTCCTGGCCCTGCACTGCGCTACCACCATGGCTACCGTGGAGCGCGCCAAGGCCGAGGGCCGCATCGACCCGCTGGTAAGCTACGGCGGTTCCCATCTCGTCGGCTGGATGATTCACCACAAGAAAGAGAATCCCCTGTACGAGAATTACGACCGCATCCTGGAAATCGCTAAAAAATACGGTGTAACTTTAAGCCTCGCCGACGGCATGCGCCCCGGCTGCCTGGCCGATTCACTTGGCGGCGCCCAGGTGCAGGAACTCGTCATCCTGGGCGAGCTGGTGGCGAGGGCGAGGAATGCCGGAGTCCAGATCATGATCAAGGGCCCCGGCCACATGCCGCTTAATCACGTCAAGGACACCATCACCCTGCAGAAGAGCCTGTGCAAAGGCGCGCCGTACTTCGTCTTCGGGCCGCTGCTGACCGACCTCGGCGTCGGCTACGACCACATCAACGCCGCTATCGGCGGGGCGCTGTCCTCCTGGCACGGGGCGGATTTTCTGTGCTACGTCACCCCGGCGGAGCACATCGGCAACCCGGACGCTTCGCAGGTGCGCCAGGGCGTCATTGCCGCCCGCGTTGCCGCCCATGCCGGCGACCTGGCCCGCGGCCTGCCGGAAGCCGTCCAATGGGACCTGGACATGTCCAACGCCCGCCGCGACCTGAAGTGGAAGGAACAGATCAGGCTCTCCATCGACCCTCAGCACGCCCAGCACATCCGCCTGACCCGGAACGACGGCGATATCGAGACCTGCGCTATGTGCGGCAAATTCTGTGCCATGAAGATCATCGCCGATCACATGCATTTCAAGCGCCACAGTTGTTAG
- the bzaB gene encoding B12 lower ligand biosynthesis ThiC-like protein BzaB, protein MTQVLKARAGKITEEMEAVARAEGYEPEFIRERVADGRIVIPRNKNRKPFRYCGIGEGMRVKVNALIGTSSNRDDMALEARKLKAAQDAGCDSFMDLSTGSSIDAMRRQTLDLADVAVGCTTIYQAGQEAIDKYGSVVEMRPNEILDIIEKQAAEGMDFMAVHCAFNNVVLKTMQTTGRVTWVVSRGGAFITGWMLHNQKENPLYEHFDRILEIMKAHDVTLSVGDAIRPGATADSMDGAQIQGLLVQGDLAKKAQAAGVQVMIEGPGHVPLNHVETTMRLEKRLCNNAPYFILGTLATDVAPGYDNITGAIGGAFAGSCGADFLCYLTPAEHLGLPLEEDVRIGVVTTKMAAHIADVARGHKGAIAREEEMARARVAGDIDRQIKVALSPDRLIAATKGNGHGGHLCVSCGADCAVQEAAKYFGIA, encoded by the coding sequence ATGACACAGGTACTTAAAGCCCGCGCCGGCAAAATAACTGAGGAAATGGAAGCCGTCGCCCGCGCCGAGGGGTATGAACCGGAATTCATCCGGGAACGGGTAGCCGATGGCCGTATCGTCATCCCGCGTAACAAGAACCGGAAACCGTTCCGCTATTGCGGCATCGGCGAAGGCATGCGGGTCAAGGTCAACGCCCTAATCGGCACCTCCTCAAACCGCGACGACATGGCGCTGGAAGCCCGGAAGCTCAAAGCCGCGCAGGACGCCGGCTGCGACTCCTTCATGGACCTGTCCACCGGTTCCAGTATCGATGCCATGCGGCGGCAGACGCTGGACCTGGCCGATGTCGCCGTCGGCTGCACTACCATCTACCAGGCCGGGCAGGAAGCCATCGACAAATACGGCTCGGTGGTCGAAATGAGGCCTAATGAGATCCTCGATATCATCGAAAAGCAGGCGGCCGAGGGCATGGACTTCATGGCCGTGCACTGCGCCTTTAACAACGTCGTCCTTAAAACGATGCAGACCACCGGCCGGGTCACCTGGGTGGTGTCTCGCGGCGGCGCTTTCATCACCGGCTGGATGCTCCACAATCAGAAAGAAAACCCGCTGTACGAGCATTTCGACCGTATCCTGGAGATCATGAAAGCCCATGATGTCACCCTTTCGGTCGGTGACGCCATCCGCCCCGGCGCGACCGCCGATTCCATGGACGGCGCTCAGATCCAGGGTTTGCTGGTCCAGGGCGATCTGGCGAAAAAAGCCCAGGCCGCCGGAGTGCAGGTGATGATCGAAGGCCCGGGACACGTACCCCTGAACCACGTCGAAACCACCATGCGCCTGGAGAAGCGGCTGTGCAACAACGCGCCGTACTTCATCCTGGGCACGCTGGCCACCGATGTCGCCCCCGGCTACGATAACATCACCGGGGCCATCGGCGGAGCCTTCGCCGGTTCCTGCGGCGCTGACTTCCTGTGCTACCTGACGCCCGCCGAGCACCTCGGGCTGCCGCTGGAAGAGGATGTCCGCATCGGCGTGGTCACCACCAAGATGGCGGCTCACATCGCCGATGTCGCCCGCGGTCATAAAGGCGCCATCGCCCGCGAAGAAGAGATGGCCCGCGCCCGGGTAGCCGGGGATATCGACCGCCAGATCAAGGTTGCCCTTTCCCCGGATAGGCTCATCGCCGCTACCAAAGGCAACGGCCACGGTGGGCATCTGTGTGTCTCCTGCGGCGCCGACTGCGCCGTTCAGGAAGCGGCGAAGTACTTCGGCATCGCTTGA
- a CDS encoding PIG-L deacetylase family protein: MMTNDRALLFVGAHPDDESFGPGGTLARYAQQGVKVYVACATRGEAGTIDPQFFMSGLVTTGDVRWAEMQCAAKALGLSGIFHLGYRDSGMAGSPDNKHPEALCNASTSAVAERIVRIIREIKPQVVLTHDPHGDYGHPDHIATHKATVMAFYAAGETKTYPTAGNPFQPSKLYFNVFPRRFLKFAVRVLPLIGQDPKKFGRNKDIDLTALVGEEMPVNAIIKLDPAALKAKKAASACHRSQLAGGPPRGGMLTVFQRLFGRRDTFTLAFPTGDNKRENDLFEGIP, encoded by the coding sequence ATGATGACTAACGACCGCGCGCTGCTTTTCGTTGGCGCCCATCCTGACGACGAGAGTTTCGGACCCGGCGGAACCCTGGCCCGTTACGCTCAGCAAGGCGTCAAAGTCTATGTCGCCTGCGCCACCCGGGGCGAAGCAGGGACCATCGACCCGCAATTCTTCATGTCCGGCCTGGTCACCACCGGAGATGTCCGCTGGGCCGAGATGCAATGCGCCGCCAAAGCCCTGGGACTCTCGGGCATCTTCCATCTGGGCTACCGGGACTCCGGCATGGCCGGGAGCCCGGACAACAAACATCCCGAGGCATTGTGCAACGCATCCACCTCGGCGGTCGCCGAAAGGATCGTCAGGATCATCCGCGAAATCAAACCTCAGGTAGTTTTAACCCACGACCCCCATGGCGATTACGGCCACCCCGACCATATCGCCACCCATAAAGCAACGGTGATGGCTTTCTATGCCGCCGGAGAAACAAAAACCTATCCAACTGCCGGCAACCCCTTCCAGCCGTCGAAACTCTATTTCAACGTATTTCCCCGCCGATTCCTCAAATTCGCTGTCAGGGTTCTTCCGCTGATCGGACAAGACCCGAAGAAGTTCGGCCGCAACAAAGATATCGATCTGACCGCCCTGGTTGGCGAGGAAATGCCGGTAAACGCGATCATCAAACTCGATCCGGCAGCCTTGAAAGCCAAAAAAGCGGCATCGGCCTGCCATCGGAGCCAACTGGCGGGAGGACCACCCAGGGGAGGAATGTTGACGGTCTTCCAAAGACTCTTCGGGCGGCGGGATACTTTTACCCTTGCCTTCCCAACCGGTGACAATAAGCGGGAAAACGATCTTTTCGAAGGGATTCCCTGA